In the Salvia miltiorrhiza cultivar Shanhuang (shh) chromosome 8, IMPLAD_Smil_shh, whole genome shotgun sequence genome, AATAggaaaagaacaaaaataaaataagaagaacATGAACATGATTATGAACTTTCAGAACCGATCATCTTCTCACTGTGGGCAAGCATGACGTGCTCACCACTGATgcgataattttaattagaaaagataactaataaatcttactataattaaaattattttactataattacaattgctaCATCATAGTGGGCACGTTATGTATGGCCACGGTGGAttggtgatcggttctgtatgAACTTTTGCATATTCGCAATTTGGTGATGAGATAAGACGTGTAGCGTCATTAGAATCTAGAACTGCCCAATCCTAATTAATCAATAGattacgaagagagagagaaaatgaagtTAGAGAGGGAAATGGAAGAAGCAAGATAAGAACGGATAGAGGATAAGCACCAAAATGTCAGCATGCCAAAATATCTCTGTAATTATTAATCATGCAATTGCGCACGCGTCCGCTTAACATTGTTGTACGTTGCATGCATCATCCACAAATTTTCATAATCTCTTAGCTACTTAAGAAAATATTAATCTAGGATatcaaagaagaaaaaaaaaggtatcGTGAACAATACATTATAGAATATTGAAGTTATAAAAAGGAGCTAGTGAAAATTTTGTAGAATTTCAGAATTTTAGGCAATACTTTCATCAAACTAACATTGACACTACAATACTCCAGTTGAACACCAAATAAttagaaaacacaatcaaataGTCAAACTAGATAaaagggttaaatgcatgtaatatcatgaatttaagttgaatttcaaatttagcacgaatttcaaaagtttcaatttatatcaataattttatttcatgttaaattttagCATCATTTTTTAACGTGGCTTACTAGCACACGCTTCGATCCTACGTCTTATTGACGTGACTTACTGGCACAAGCTTCCGACCGGTGAGCAAAACACTACGTTTTGCTCGCCAAGCTTTCTCTCTcgtcactctctttctctctctgtcGATCACTTCCTCCTCACTCCACCCCTTCTCCGCCTCCGCTGCCACAACTATCAAATCCCTCCGGTGGTGGCCTGTGACTTCTGCTGTCCTTCAGTCAGGAGGGAAAGAGAGGGGAAATGTCGGCTGGAGCGACGACGTTGTTGCTGCCTTCCAGTCGAGGCGAGAAAGGGAGGATGACGACTGCAGGTGTCGGTTGAAGTCAGGAGGAAGGAAGGCAGCGATGATGGCGGCGGTCCGACTGACCGCTGCTATAGGCTGACGTACCCTCCCCAGAACcatcctcttctctctctctctctctctctctctctctcctcttcttcttcttcgattTTCTACCATCCCCAAAAAAATCCACGTTCgtgccgcctctctctctctctctattcggTGCTAAAATTGAATACGGAGTGAAGTTACGTATTTAAATTGAACACAGAgtaaaattacatatttaaattagacatttttaaattacaaattatGACGTGTCATTTGGAAGACACGCCATTGCCACGTGGTTCACGTCATTGCCACGTGATTCTGAAATTTCTACAGGAAAATAAATCGATGCTAAAATTAAATACGAAATAAAGTTATCCATATCAATTGAAATTTTGAAGTCCGTGCTAAATTTGAAATTCGACTTGAATTCATGAACTCCAACAAAGCAACAACTAAATAAAGATTTTATCAACTAaataaagattttatttatttatttattttattccgCGACGACGAATATAAAGAAATACTACATCgaattgcaatttttatttttctctaaaAATTAGAGATGTAAATTCAGGTTGAAATTGGGCCCCACTGGATCTTGGGCGACGCAGTTGCGGTGAGAGCGCGTTGTGGTTGGGGTGGGCCCACAAATTTAAATTTCTGGTATATAATTTTGGGAGCCGTTGATCTAGCAATCATACACCTCACATTCAAACTCGCGAAAAAGCTAAAATTCAAAGTAGCCAAAAAAGCCTAAACACAAGAaaattagattgcttctcattTATTGATTTCTTACTTGGTTCAACTATACTCATTAGTTATGTCCAATCATtgcatttattttttgtattttcatctattttttttttatcaaatcaaACTTTGTGTCTCACCATACTTCATTAAATTACATGTAGAAGTTGTTCGATCCATTACtatatcctaatccttattgtgctttattaatttgaattatttatcTTTCATCGATTTGAAATATGTAATGTGAAAAGCATCGTATGGCATATGGTTTTGTTTTAGATATATAGGTTTGTTTTGCTTATGTAATATTCAATATGCTTGTGTTGCGTACGTATGATCTATGAATGAAtaaatgaattttaatttttatgtaatttacaaaattaatgacgttaataataatttttgagGGGTcagaatcaaaataaatatagaaagcaaaaaaataatactaatgtGAATTGAGTGAGGGTGATGTTCGTATAAGATATGTAACACAtttatgtgtatatatgttGATAAGGTTTTTAACAGTAAAAAAGTTAGGGGTTATTAGCGTCgaaatacatcaactttggggttagtttgattttgcacatgaactttgaaataagtcaaaaaaatacatgaacttaaaTGTTGTAGCAAATTTTActacaaattcaatttttgtcTAAATTAAAGCTGACGTGATAAGTTAGAATGTCGATGTATACTCATCGgatgttttaaaaaatgactTCGTTTAGAAATGTCCTTATGATGTGGTTTATTAAAACATTCGACGAATACACATCAACTTTAATGtgatttaaaattgaatttatgaaaaaattactacatcattaaaatttatgtatttttttattctctcaAAATGGACGTGTAACATCAGACTACCTCAAAATTAGTGTATTTAGACGCCAACAatccaaaaaattataaagttacatatatatatatatatatatagggtgtggttataatgagaaccacacttatcgtgagaacataagaaccattaaaatcaatgcatctgctatataaattaatgcattcgctattaaatttaatgcatccgaaaataataaaaaatttgctcccttcaggattcgaacccaggatctgcattcatccaccaagatgatgcatccaccgtagatcttgatgatcgaatggcttaaaatggttctccgttctaattttatttagtggttcttatttgaacctctccctatatatatatatatatatatatatatatatatatatatatatatatatatatgattgtgCTAAACAAATGACCAATCTTAAAGTCAAAAAAGGTTTAACTTTTAACCCTTGAAATTAGGCCTAACTCTAATAGCTTTCAACCCTTTACTGtaaaaatcaacaaaaaaagAGGCCGGGCAATGGGGGCATTTAGGGCTGAGATTTGCATGAAGTTTTcgtattaaataattaaacaaatttatttttcttttatcgtTTCTATTACTAGTagctaattaaataataataataataataataataataataataataataataataataataataataataataataataataataataataataaaatgtgtTGAGGTTCTTTTTATTGGTGTTCTACAACTACGATTGACTACTAATAATTACATCTAGAAGAAAACATTATTGTTCACCGCCACATGCTTTATTTTATACtagcatatttatttattatgtacTTTCATTAAACCAAATATTCAATCGTATaggcaaataaaataaaataaatgccAAAATGATGAACCGAGAGTTTTAACTTTTAATCTACAACCTTAAATTTTGTAGGCACTTGCTGCGgtttaaattcataattatcGAATTGGCTTAAAAAGTAATTGAAGATATTCAAATTTATATCTTTTGGTTACATCCGTTGGCCACCTCACGGTTTGTATTtcttttagttttgttttattattttcttattctGCTTTTTTGTTTGGTATTTTTGGTATTGTGTTAAAAATTTAAACCTAAATTCCAATGGGGTATCTCATGAAGTACAAATCAAATTAGCAGGCTCACGAGTCACGGCAGCTTATTTTAACAATATAACTACTGCACATTCATAAATTGCATCGAAAAGTCAAATTTGTTGTTGTGTGATTTATAAGAAACTAATCATAGCAACATTTTACTTTTCTATATCATATCCCCTTCGTACCAATTTACCAATTTAATAGGTAACAAAGTCTCAACACGAATATTAATAAGATAAAtagattataataaaataagaggGAGGACATATTTTTTAAGgatgtatttataaaaaaaatagaaaaaaaatgaaaaatattttttaagtgaaaaaAAGATAGTAATTATTTGTGGCCACAATAATATGTGGTGTAGTTAATGAGTTACGtgaaatatttattatgtattaattgattttctatttaaaaataaCTTATTGAAATAGAACGTCTAAATAATAAAATGTTACTCATTGAAATTGGGACGAAGAAAGTAGTAGTATATTGTATTGATTCCTCTAAGCAATTTGAAATTGTTATTATAAATGCAAACAACTAAGTTCATCATGTAATTAAGAGGGTatttggttgagcttataaattcacaaaaaaataagttcatttaccccaacttattttctcattatcttataagcaattctcattttacaaaaataattttttattttcatcatatatcattttattttatttttttattttctctcactaactactaattctctctttagcttaaaagtttaattacccaaacactttgataatttataaactcttaaaaaattactccctctgtcccacgaatcttgacacgtttggtttcggcacgggaattaaggagttgtagattagtgttgtgtagttaataaagtataaaagtgataaagtatgagagagaatgtaataaaggtgataaagtagaggagataatgtaataattattaccttatttgaaaatgtgtcaagattcgtaggacggcccaaaaagaaaaacgtgtcaagattcgtggaacgaagggagtacattttataagctcttaaaacatTTTACAAGCTCGaaaaacttataaactctttaaaataaggtTAGCCAAACGTGTTCTAAATTTCCCATAGGGTTGGGACCAAAAATAGCATTATGAAGCACCAAATTGCCTATAGTGTAACTCTTAAGTGGATATTGACCAATAATCAATACGAATAATATTGACATGCATGCAGCATAAGATTAGATTTAAAAGTAGTAAAGAAAATAAGAGCCTATAACCTGCCTAATTATGTGTAGTTAAGATCACATTGACCAAAAGGAAGGATTGGCAGTCCAAAATTATTGAGCTTTGacaaaatattttgataaatttgcAAGTAATAAATGAAGTCAAAATGACATAAATTGCAAGTCGGCACATGAAAACAAGGTCAAATGAGCAGCGCGTCTACATTTTATTAAGTCGtaaaatcaatttaatttaaaattaaaatcacatTAAGGGCAATATCGTAATTTTGGGTCTCAAAGGCTCCTTACATAAGAGACGAGCGAGTAACAGAAAAAACGAAATTTGGTAATAAATTTAGAGGGGAAAACAGAGAAAAAGGAGAAAGTGATGAGCGAAATCGTGTTATTGATAGATGATTTGAGATCATCATCGTCTTCTTCTGCGCCTTCCAATATTTGCAGAATCTGCCATGATGAAGAATTTGAGAGCTACAAAACTCTCGAGGCTCCTTGCGCTTGTTCTGGGACTGTAaaggtatctctctctctctctctatatatatgtatgtatagctgtgtaaatatatatatatatatatatatatatatatatatatatatatacgtatttTTTAGGAGCCTTTTTTTGATCATTGAATATTGTTGTTTTCCAGTTTGCGCACAGAGATTGCGTACAGAGATGGTGCGATGAAAAGGGCAACACAACTTGTGAAATTTGCTTACAGGTTTGtttctctgtgtgtgtgtgtgagagagagagagagagagagagagagagcttaaTGATCATCGCATAAATAAACCCAGAATATTATTACTCTGATTtcatctttatttcttttcctaAATGGTTTTCAAATTCTTCATGTTTTTTTTGCTGATAATTCGAGTTTTGTAGTTTAGAATTCGTGTTTGAGTCGTTTTCCTGTTTGAGAAGCTTCTCATATTCCCACTAATTTGGCTGAGCTTCGAAGTTTGGATTTTTCAAGATTGTCCCTTTCTCAGAAacttaaagaaataaaaaatgaagaagaagaagaagaagaaatttcaAGTTTTTCTTcgttacttttattttaatattttacatatatgtatatattaaatgtATAGTGCGTGTTTATGGTTTTCCAGGTATACTGTCTTTAAAAGGCAAAGAAAAATGTTAATGTCACTGTCTCAACTGAATTTCTTGGGGTATAAATAAGGCTGCTTTTTTATCCAAGTTGAATGCTTTTCTTATTTTCTATTGCAAGATTGGGACAATAACATATGTTCTTATCTAATTCTCTttccaaattaatttaattccaCTATTTTATAGCCCCACtcctttttattcatttttgtgACGTCAATTCGGAGATGGgtgattataatattttaatggaAAAgggtgtttttaatttattattacaaTGATTATTATAACAAGAAgtgccttttctttttttccttttttaaaaatttaattgcAGAAATTTGAACCTGGTTACACATCTCCACCAAAGAAAATACAGCTAATCGATGCAACAGTGACAATAAGGTAtccacttctctctctctctctctctctccaattatattttagaaattaagataagtattattattaaattaaagtttgatttttcttatttttaaatacacCACCGGCTTCATTATGGATTGCCCATCAAGAATTTATGCAGACATCtccttaatattttatttatcctCAAATTCAGGCCAATAATTCAAGATTCGTACTATGTTTATTTGTCTTATCCACTAAGTTGGTTtttagaaggaaaaaaaaaaagagagataagCATTACATCACATTTTAATATAGATGTTGAATTTTATCACATCAATCTATATCATACATCATGTATTATGTATatagaaatacataaattattCTGTCATTCATAATAGTTGAATAGTTGGTCGTATTTAGTCATTGTTTTATTGGTGCCACTggaattaatatttgaaaaaaaaaaaattcaatttcacATTACTGTATACGTAGTATTAATATGATTTAAAACTCAGTGATTTATATAGTTGATGATTGGATGATAGGGGGAGTTTGGAAGTGCCAAGAAATGATGAGCAACAACTTGAAACAGAGCATTTTGAGTGTGACGATGCAGCTGATAGAAGTGCTTCTTTTTGCAGAACATTGGCTCTAATTGTGagtactttattttatttcatattttctcAATTattgtatctctctctctctctctctaagtgGGTAAAATTTGCAGTTCACAGCGCTGCTTCTGACAAGGCACTTGTTTGGTGTTGTAAGTGGAGCAGGGGATTACCCCTTTTCACTTGTTACTGTAAGTAGCCACATTTTCTACCATTAAACATTGatgcataaatataaatatttatgcaTTAAACATGGCAGGTGTTGATAGCCAAGGCTAGTGGTATACTAGTTCCCATGTACATACTGATTCGGATTTTAGCAACACTACAGAGTAACATTAGGCATCATTATCAGGTATTTTTGCCACACAATATTATCCTACCTACTTATCTACTGCAGCaaactaatcaatcaacaacgtTTTACCTGTGTTTCAGAATGCTCATACTGATTCAAACTccgacgatgatgatgatgacgaagatgatgatgaagaagatgaagagcGGCGGCATAGTAGTATTGAAACACTAGTTTAAACCTATTCTTTGTACCTTCTGTGAATTCttctccttttttctttttctttttttcatttttcttctacATATACAGATGAAGATATAGAGAAAAGCCTTACAGAAACATTATGAAAATGGGgggaatttttttatattttatctgcaattcctaaataaaattgaaagagaGCCAGAAATGTGATGATTCCTTTTCATAGTTTTTTCACCGCTGATAACAATTATCTGCAAGTCATTTACATGAGCATACCCAACCTACACAAGTCAAAATTGCAGCTGGAGCTCAAAACTAACAATTCACAAAATATGGAGTAGCATTTTTTGGACAATATTTGAATAAGGCTTCAATATTTCACCCACAAATATTGAATTACAAAATTCAAGCTCAGAGCAAGTAATTGATATCATCGGAATGGCACTAGTACCTGTTAAATGCTCTGATGTAGGATTCTTTCGCCTGAACTCGAATTATGCCGGTAAAAATTGCACCTCGCTAGGTAGAAGTAAAGGCTTCTAGGTAGACTGTACAGGCAAAGTTCCTACTATTGTTGTAGAAGTAATCCTCGCCTTGGACTGCAGGCTGGTTAACAAGCCATCGTTCTTGCTTTCAGCGAAAGTGTGGTAGTCTGTAGTAGCTGCGATCTTTATCAAGTTTCCGATGATCAATGATGCTTTGTCTTCCCACTTTTGAGCGGCGCCTAATCTATTGCCATAAGTTCGTTCAAACTCCTGAGACATTGCTGCAGCTTTTCGTAGAACTGTATCAGGAAGTCCTGGAAATAATAGCAAGAAGTAAGTTAGTGATCCTTGATGTTTTCCAGAAGCTATTCAACATTTTACGTACCTGCTAAACGAGCAACATTAACACCGTAGCTTTTAGGGCATGCACCGGGTGTCAATTTGTATAGGAAGACTACTTCCTCGAGACCTCCGACTCCTTTTGTGACTTGGCAAGCCATATGACAGAGGGAGACCTGCATGAAGGTTTCGAGCAGGAAGGGTTTATGAAaagcttaaaaaaaattatgaagaaaTCTGTCTGCTCAAGTCtcaattactattattattacttgTTTGGAAAAGAGAAGATATGATTGATAGACATACCTTAGGATCACTCTGGTAGTCAACAGCTAATCTATGATAATGTGTAGAAAACATTCCCCGGCATTGCACTGTGTGAACAAAATGTTCGAGCACCGATGCACTGCcaaaagagaccaaaataagaGATTAAGGAATGAAATGTTCTTGTTCATTAAAACCGAGCTAATTAAAGCAGACAACTTGTTTATAGTAATTTGCTGCAAAAAGATTAAGTTGCACATACGCGATGGCTTGCCCATCTGATGTTGAAGTTCCTCGTCCCAGCTCGTCCAGTGCCACAAGTGAGCTACGCGTTGCTGAAGTCTATATTCATCATTGACAACAAGTTATAAcatggcaagatttcaaactaaGGTAGCCTATTTTTATAAGAATAATTTGAGAGCTTTTACATGGATTGTGGCAGAATAAGTTgcatttcataaaatatatgacATTTGGTGAAGCAAACTCATATGATGAATTTTAGAGATTTAATAGGAAAGAACCGGAAGACTAACTATAAATCAGTCCCCATACCTATTGCAAACCTGATACCTGATCCATCTAAAAGCACCCTACCGGAACCCCAATGACGATTAATTCTTTTCTCCCAAACACGACCCATTAGGTTTGGACAGGTTAGGTACCCGGTAACACCCACTAATGTATCGACAAGATCAACTCACCAGCATGGCTGCAGTTTCCAGAAGCTCCGTCAGAAATGTGCTTTGACCAGCCATAATATGATCTTTAGCACCCATTCGAACAAATATACGGTCAAAAGGATTCAAAGCAAAACTTTCTGCAGGCACATCAGCTCCCATCTGTGGAGAATCAAAAGTAAAGGTGTTGATATAGAAAACAGAATGATTTCGAGTATTACTTGGGAAAAGAGATCCAACACCAAACCTGGGCCAAAATCACAGCCAAGCAAACTTGGCGGAGAAGAGTAGACTTCCCACCCATGTTAGGACCGGTAAGGAGTATAAAGCTGGAGTGACCAGAACCACCTAGTGTAACATCATTGGTGACGAAGGTGCCCTCTCCGAGGGCATCACTCCTTAAAACAGGGTGCCCTAAGCTTTTAGCCCTGAGGAATGGCACTTCATCAGGATTCAATGAAGCTATAACTGGGCGACAACTTCTCCCTTCGTAATAATCATTTGCAATTGATAAGCTGATTAAGACATCCAGCTCTGCAAAATAGCATCCAACTCTAAAACATGAAATATATTCAGATACAAAATCTCTTGAACAACTACAACTGCAACTACATCAATGGATTTGCATATAAAGGAATATAACAGGAGAAGTGATTTTAAATGAAGCTTTCTAGATCAAAATACTATCAACAAAATGTTAAATGGACATACATTTTGCAGGAACAGTTTTGTCCcttcttttttaaaataaagtcaGATTCGGCTTTTTTTTTCGTGAGATATGAAGACACAACGTGAAACAAAGGCAAGTGGCAGGCTCACAACTATCTCTTTTCCTCTTAATTTTTACATGGAAAAGAAAGATCTTGACAGATCATAGTTCACACAAAAACTGAGAAAATCCAACTTCATATTCAGAACAACACTGATACCTGCAACAGCAGAGATGTATTGCCTCCATTTAATATGATTCTCACAAAATCGTTCTATTAACCTCTGAAGAATGCTCTTCAATTTTGACTCCTTCTCAGATTCAGCTCGTGAAAGCTCTCCTATCAAATCTTTAATCACTGGGGACCAGTATCGGGCAAAACCCTGTGAAATTAATCATTCAGAATAGTAAAGAAAGAAAATTGAGATCCGCGCAAGCAAGAAAGGGCAAGTAAATTCTCAACACGGTCAAATACATTCCAGATTCCCCAACTACTGGAACTTTTGTGGAAGAAGTACAAGCCCTTCAAATTTTATTTCACAGGAAGCAAGCTTAAATTATTGGTcgattttatttacaaaatgaataaaatgtcTTCAggttcaaataaaataaaataaatcattttttgcTATCAAAATTGTTACCTACTAGTCTGCTACAGAAAGCAGTAACAGATTTGCTGCCTGCACAACGAAGATTagataacaatatgaaagttgttcaaaaaattacaaaatcattAATGGGATAAGGAGCAACGTTACATTTAACTAACTATGAACAAAATATTGGCCAGTACTGAAGCTCATATAGAGCTAAGAAATTTTCCCACATAAAACCATGTTTATGGGACAAGCAATATACCTACTTAAATAGATCTGAGATGTTTCTCCAAGTCCCATTGGGAGCACAGCATTTGAAGTGAAGAACTACAAAGAAAAAATGTACAGCCAGACATTGTGGTTTTACCTTCTTCGATGATCGTAGTTCAAATTCCTTCGGAATTTCCTGTGATAAACTCTCAGGCACTTCCAACAGGTATGTATCTTTTCCAATTGTTACATAAGAAATCTGCACCAaccaaaatgaaataaaattatgcaAAAAGTTCAATCATCATAAACCAGGCAATTTTAGAATGCTTACAGATGGATCTCCAAGTAATTTCCGCTGCTCCTTTAGATGTTTTCCGAGACTGGATTTAATGTCTTTCACTACTTGGCACGCAGCATCATAAGAAACATCAGCCCCTTCTCGAGGTATGATGCGCCCTGATTGATATGCTTCCTCCCAATCAAAGGCATCCTTGAAATGCCTCAAAATTGAATTGACATCAGGAATCCCTGAACCTGGAAACATCCAATATAAGGATTTAATAACCAAGGAGAGTTACAGTGAAAGGTGTTTCGGCTATACCAGGAATTAATAGATGACGAAGTAGTCTAGACTCCacattctctaaaatagcgccAAGTGCAGAGCATGCATTGGTCATCAATTCACATCCACGCAGAACTGAAATGAACTCTTGGAGCTTCTTTTTTGCCGCATCCTCATAGAGAACAACTTTATTTGCATTCCTGCCACTAGCTTCACTGTATTTACCCAGAAACCAAGAATAGAATCAGTTGAAAGGAAATAGTTAAAGAAACATTAATGAAAAGTATTGAGACTGAAAAGCACTGTAACTTCACCTGCCAGCAAAGATGCGTGCAAGCAAGCGTTCCATGTCAGGTAGCTTTGATAACTCTTTTCTGAAGCCAAGCACGTTAGGTTGATTAACTCCCTACGATACAAAAcacaataatatttaaaaagaaaGGCATTTTTCATAGCAGAAGTCAAATTACCACAATGAGCAATAAGAATTTTAAGTTAAATGAGTTCATGTCTCTCACATTGATTAGATACAAACACATCAGACGAAAAGACTAAGGCCTACAGACAACAAAACTTATGAAAAGAGAGGTTATCATAGTCAAATATACCCTCAGTTCGGCTATAGCATCCTGCCGCTCCTTAATTGACTCAAGATGATACAAAGGTCTGGCAAGCCATGTCCTAAGCAGTCGTTTACCAAATGCTGTGGCACAATGGTTTAATTGAGCATATAATGTCCTGCAAAAGACAAAAATGGCGGGGAAGAGGATGAATAAGATAACATTGAAGAAGCA is a window encoding:
- the LOC131000355 gene encoding uncharacterized protein LOC131000355 — its product is MSEIVLLIDDLRSSSSSSAPSNICRICHDEEFESYKTLEAPCACSGTVKFAHRDCVQRWCDEKGNTTCEICLQKFEPGYTSPPKKIQLIDATVTIRGSLEVPRNDEQQLETEHFECDDAADRSASFCRTLALIFTALLLTRHLFGVVSGAGDYPFSLVTVLIAKASGILVPMYILIRILATLQSNIRHHYQNAHTDSNSDDDDDDEDDDEEDEERRHSSIETLV